In the Haloferula helveola genome, one interval contains:
- a CDS encoding ABC transporter permease, which translates to MADSTKDKIKYGLLKGIDVSGFKVLDPPVRLLFGEEPRKQVQDIAKYMLLPIVFVLVCLAVWTVMGPNHKTKSGEVPTPARVMTAYQDNVRFDERQQEKADDFIVAGTEREETLAETQAELARLEEEAGRLAKESASVAAEAKLETESKLSPLKANLDELKAVHKAAEDTRDAEMEKLAEAVVAKEAQPEQLVALLRQNEAIEDAEKEKEDLIKDQIDEVLANPPSEVKEAQMAANRVADEVQHYKKRIAILTNENRNVKEAEYLAKVEEGTAGLATAEDPKKVVREAKSIAKNAERAEDAKTQTYPRTATIFWQTKRSIATVFVGFLLAAALAIPIGIMCGLNRIVMACLTPIISIFRPVSPVVWLLIFQIIIGAFFPDPETHPLFVTLNNDKWFGWIVNPIAFLQTNPAMIFSACTVAMCALWPALVNTALGVSSIDKDHLNVANVLRLGFWSRLFKIIIPSSLPLVFAGLRISLGVGWMVLIAAEALSSSDGLGKFVWDEYQNGSSQSFANIILACFVVGIIGFFLDRIMIFLQRLVSFDDGSATA; encoded by the coding sequence ATGGCTGATTCGACCAAAGACAAGATCAAGTACGGGCTGCTGAAGGGCATCGACGTCAGCGGCTTCAAGGTCCTCGACCCGCCCGTCCGGCTGCTTTTCGGCGAAGAGCCGCGCAAGCAGGTCCAGGATATCGCGAAGTACATGCTGCTGCCGATCGTGTTTGTCCTCGTCTGCCTCGCGGTCTGGACCGTGATGGGACCGAATCACAAAACGAAGTCGGGCGAAGTGCCGACACCGGCCCGGGTGATGACTGCCTATCAGGACAATGTCCGGTTCGATGAAAGGCAGCAGGAGAAAGCCGATGACTTCATTGTCGCTGGCACGGAGAGGGAGGAAACCCTCGCCGAAACCCAGGCCGAACTTGCGAGACTTGAAGAGGAAGCAGGGCGGCTTGCGAAAGAGTCAGCTTCCGTCGCCGCCGAAGCGAAGCTTGAGACCGAAAGCAAACTCTCTCCCCTGAAGGCCAACCTCGACGAACTCAAGGCCGTGCACAAGGCGGCGGAAGACACCCGCGATGCCGAAATGGAGAAGCTCGCGGAAGCCGTCGTGGCCAAAGAGGCCCAACCCGAGCAACTGGTGGCCCTTCTTCGCCAAAACGAGGCTATCGAAGATGCCGAAAAGGAAAAGGAGGATCTGATCAAGGACCAGATCGACGAGGTTCTCGCCAACCCGCCAAGCGAGGTGAAGGAGGCCCAGATGGCGGCCAACCGCGTCGCTGACGAAGTCCAGCACTACAAGAAGCGGATCGCCATCCTCACCAACGAGAACCGCAACGTGAAGGAGGCCGAGTACCTCGCCAAGGTCGAGGAAGGCACCGCCGGGCTCGCTACGGCGGAGGACCCGAAGAAAGTGGTTCGGGAGGCGAAATCGATCGCCAAAAACGCCGAACGAGCCGAAGACGCCAAGACCCAGACGTATCCGCGGACCGCCACCATCTTCTGGCAGACCAAGCGCTCGATCGCGACCGTCTTCGTCGGTTTCCTGCTCGCCGCCGCGCTGGCGATTCCGATCGGCATCATGTGCGGACTCAACCGCATCGTGATGGCCTGCCTCACGCCGATCATCTCGATCTTCCGACCCGTTTCTCCCGTCGTCTGGTTGCTGATCTTCCAGATCATCATCGGAGCCTTTTTCCCCGATCCGGAGACTCATCCGCTCTTCGTCACCCTGAACAACGACAAGTGGTTCGGCTGGATCGTCAATCCGATCGCCTTCCTGCAGACGAATCCGGCGATGATCTTCTCCGCCTGCACGGTGGCGATGTGCGCCCTCTGGCCCGCGCTGGTGAACACCGCGCTCGGCGTGTCGTCGATCGACAAGGATCACCTCAACGTCGCCAACGTCCTGCGACTCGGTTTCTGGTCGCGTCTGTTCAAGATCATCATCCCGTCCTCGCTGCCGCTCGTCTTCGCCGGCCTGCGGATCTCGCTCGGAGTCGGCTGGATGGTCCTGATTGCCGCCGAGGCGCTGTCGTCTTCCGACGGTCTGGGCAAGTTCGTCTGGGACGAATACCAGAACGGTTCGTCGCAGTCGTTCGCGAACATCATCCTGGCATGCTTCGTGGTAGGGATCATCGGCTTCTTCCTCGATCGCATCATGATCTTCCTCCAGCGCCTTGTGTCGTTCGACGATGGCAGCGCGACCGCCTGA
- a CDS encoding CmpA/NrtA family ABC transporter substrate-binding protein, which yields MKIRNTILITAFAVGSSLHAEQLDVEKDELKFGFIKLTDCAPIVIAKEKGFFEEEGLQVEVIAQPNWKQLLDNVITGELDGAHMLSGQPIAATIGFGTKAHIVTPYTLDLNGNGITVSNAIWEQMQENDESLDTPTPKHPITADSLKPIVEEAKEDGKKLPMGMVFPVSTHNYEIRYWLAAAGINPGMYTSTDLKGFTDGDIELSTTPPPQMPATLESGKNVAYCVGEPWNQQAVAKGIGVPVTTNYDIWKNNPEKVFGVTKAWADENPNTLIAVTKALIKAGKWLDAQEDGKLVNREEACRILSQPNYVGADFDVIKNSMTGYFYFQKTDKREMPDFNVFFKYKASYPYFSDGVWFLTQMRRWGQITEAKPASWYHDTAKSVYLPEVYMAAAKHLIEEGSLSADEIPSDDFDGYKEPTDEFIDGILYDGKKPIEYLNSHKIGNKDDPSLSAS from the coding sequence ATGAAAATCCGCAACACAATCCTCATCACCGCATTCGCCGTGGGCTCCTCGCTCCACGCCGAGCAACTCGATGTCGAGAAGGACGAGCTCAAGTTCGGCTTCATCAAGCTGACTGACTGCGCGCCGATCGTCATCGCCAAGGAAAAGGGCTTCTTCGAGGAAGAAGGCCTGCAGGTCGAAGTGATCGCCCAGCCGAACTGGAAGCAGCTCCTCGACAACGTCATCACCGGCGAACTCGACGGCGCCCACATGCTGTCGGGCCAGCCGATCGCCGCAACCATCGGCTTCGGCACGAAGGCCCACATCGTCACTCCCTACACTCTCGACCTCAACGGCAACGGCATCACCGTTTCCAACGCGATCTGGGAGCAGATGCAGGAGAATGACGAGTCGCTCGACACACCGACTCCGAAGCACCCGATCACCGCCGACTCGCTCAAGCCGATCGTCGAGGAAGCCAAGGAAGACGGCAAGAAGCTGCCGATGGGCATGGTCTTCCCCGTCTCCACCCACAACTACGAGATCCGCTACTGGCTGGCCGCGGCGGGCATCAACCCGGGGATGTACACCTCGACCGACCTGAAGGGCTTCACCGACGGCGACATCGAGCTTTCCACCACCCCACCGCCGCAAATGCCGGCCACGCTCGAGTCGGGCAAGAACGTCGCCTACTGCGTCGGTGAGCCGTGGAACCAGCAGGCCGTCGCGAAGGGTATCGGCGTCCCGGTGACCACCAACTACGACATCTGGAAGAACAATCCGGAGAAGGTTTTCGGCGTCACCAAGGCCTGGGCCGACGAGAATCCGAACACCCTGATCGCAGTTACCAAGGCGTTGATCAAAGCCGGCAAGTGGCTGGACGCGCAAGAGGACGGCAAGCTCGTCAATCGCGAGGAAGCCTGCCGCATCCTGTCGCAGCCGAACTACGTCGGGGCTGATTTCGACGTCATCAAGAACTCGATGACCGGCTACTTCTACTTCCAGAAGACCGACAAGCGGGAGATGCCCGACTTCAACGTGTTCTTCAAATACAAGGCCTCCTACCCCTACTTCTCGGACGGTGTCTGGTTCCTGACCCAGATGCGCCGCTGGGGCCAGATCACCGAAGCCAAGCCTGCCTCCTGGTATCACGACACCGCCAAGAGCGTTTACCTACCGGAGGTTTACATGGCCGCTGCCAAGCACCTGATCGAGGAAGGCTCGCTCAGCGCCGATGAGATTCCTTCCGATGACTTCGACGGCTACAAGGAGCCGACCGACGAGTTCATCGACGGCATTCTCTACGACGGCAAGAAGCCGATCGAATACCTGAACAGCCACAAGATCGGCAACAAGGACGACCCGTCCCTGTCAGCCAGCTGA
- a CDS encoding CmpA/NrtA family ABC transporter substrate-binding protein, producing the protein MVDSRSPIRLGFVPLNDCAPVAVAHELGIFEKYGLNVRLSRQPGWATVRDMLFYGELDAAQSIAGLAFYLALGLSKLRREVSVPLILSAHGNAITLSNELPQDIIRNGEGLAGFVQHRWKKTRPITFAAAHRFSSHHILLHAWLRRHGLEPGRDLELVFLPPPLMPQNLAAGHIDGYCVGEPWNSEAILAGNAWCPATSSELATGHPEKVLLIDGTFVGERRDEAIALGAALLHACRICQDPDFRDELVDLLARPSYTGCSKKTLHNSLGPVFLSGRGDLDASDFHIFYGTDLNCPSTDKASWFLSGMRSVGLVPETITGGSLTRLYRQDLFRASEKALLPA; encoded by the coding sequence ATGGTGGATTCCCGCTCGCCCATCCGTCTCGGCTTCGTGCCTCTCAATGACTGCGCACCAGTCGCGGTCGCTCATGAGCTTGGAATCTTCGAGAAATACGGCCTCAACGTCCGGCTCTCGCGCCAACCGGGGTGGGCAACCGTCCGTGACATGCTCTTTTACGGAGAACTCGACGCCGCCCAGTCGATCGCCGGGCTGGCCTTCTACCTGGCACTCGGTCTCAGCAAGCTTCGCCGCGAAGTCTCCGTGCCGCTGATCCTGAGCGCGCACGGCAACGCGATCACGCTCTCAAACGAGCTTCCGCAGGACATCATCCGCAATGGCGAGGGCCTGGCCGGATTCGTCCAGCACCGGTGGAAGAAGACCCGCCCGATCACTTTTGCCGCCGCCCATCGGTTCTCGTCCCACCACATCCTGCTCCACGCATGGCTGCGTCGGCACGGACTCGAACCGGGCCGCGATCTCGAGCTGGTGTTCCTGCCGCCGCCGCTGATGCCCCAGAACCTCGCGGCCGGCCATATCGACGGCTACTGCGTCGGTGAACCGTGGAACTCCGAGGCGATCCTCGCCGGCAATGCCTGGTGTCCGGCAACCTCTTCCGAGCTTGCCACTGGCCATCCGGAAAAAGTGCTGCTGATTGACGGCACCTTTGTCGGTGAGCGACGCGACGAGGCAATCGCGCTCGGCGCCGCCCTACTCCACGCCTGCCGCATTTGCCAGGACCCGGACTTCCGCGATGAACTCGTCGACCTGCTCGCACGGCCGAGCTACACCGGGTGCTCGAAAAAGACGCTGCACAACAGCCTCGGACCGGTCTTCCTCAGCGGCCGCGGCGATCTCGATGCGTCCGACTTCCACATCTTCTACGGCACCGACCTGAATTGCCCGAGCACCGACAAGGCATCGTGGTTCCTCTCCGGGATGCGCTCGGTCGGCCTGGTCCCCGAGACCATTACCGGCGGCTCCCTGACCCGCCTCTACCGTCAGGATCTTTTCCGGGCCTCGGAAAAGGCACTTCTGCCCGCCTGA
- a CDS encoding LysR family transcriptional regulator: MSELLPDLRQLRAFVAVADEGSFTMAAKKLFLTQSAISHSMKALEDSIGCKLLSRLGKKTVLTGEGAVLLKRCRTILQELEQAGRELDGMKRWGQARIRIGAPHSLCQFLLPTVLREFRDCFPRCEPSIEAGDTAGLIDRLADHELDVVLGLKPKETDDYESRTIFRDEMVFVLPPVHPWLETGEPTPSDLETVQFIIYAKATETHRLVERHFERMGVRPRAPLVLGDMEAIKEMSKIGMGVGVVAPWVARRELQEGTLVAMPMGAESLEREWAVFWNKGRPMSLIEETFAGIAAMVGEALGDAPIQYQPPR; encoded by the coding sequence ATGAGTGAGCTGCTTCCGGATCTTCGTCAGCTGAGGGCCTTTGTGGCAGTCGCCGACGAAGGCAGCTTCACCATGGCTGCGAAAAAGCTGTTTCTGACCCAGTCGGCGATCAGTCACTCGATGAAGGCGCTGGAGGACAGCATCGGCTGCAAGCTGCTGTCGCGGCTCGGAAAGAAGACCGTTCTGACCGGCGAGGGGGCGGTGCTGCTGAAGCGCTGCAGGACCATACTGCAGGAATTGGAGCAGGCCGGACGCGAGCTCGACGGGATGAAGCGGTGGGGCCAGGCGCGGATCCGGATCGGTGCGCCGCATTCATTGTGTCAGTTTTTGCTGCCGACCGTTCTCCGGGAGTTCCGCGATTGTTTTCCGCGCTGCGAGCCGTCGATCGAGGCGGGTGACACCGCCGGCCTGATCGACCGTCTGGCCGACCACGAACTCGACGTGGTGCTCGGGCTGAAACCCAAGGAAACGGACGATTACGAGTCCCGCACGATCTTCCGTGACGAAATGGTGTTCGTGCTGCCACCGGTCCACCCGTGGCTTGAGACCGGTGAGCCGACACCGTCGGACCTCGAAACGGTCCAGTTCATCATCTACGCCAAGGCCACCGAGACGCATCGTCTTGTGGAGAGGCACTTCGAGAGAATGGGGGTACGCCCCCGGGCTCCTCTGGTCCTGGGTGACATGGAGGCGATCAAGGAGATGTCGAAGATCGGCATGGGAGTGGGTGTGGTGGCCCCATGGGTCGCACGACGCGAGCTTCAGGAGGGGACGCTGGTCGCAATGCCGATGGGAGCGGAGTCGCTCGAGAGGGAGTGGGCGGTCTTCTGGAACAAGGGACGCCCGATGAGTCTCATCGAAGAAACCTTCGCCGGAATCGCGGCGATGGTTGGCGAAGCGCTCGGCGACGCGCCGATCCAATATCAGCCGCCGAGGTAG
- the moaA gene encoding GTP 3',8-cyclase MoaA, with product MTDPPPQPTRDLRGRPLRDLRISVTDRCNFRCRYCMPAEVFGPGYRFLPREEILSFEEIHRISRIATKLGVRKIRLTGGEPLLRRGLADLVAMLATVDGIDDIALTTNGVLLAHHAEALALAGLSRVTVSLDALDPTVFSRMNGVGAKVDRVLAGISTAANFGLPVKVNCVVQKDVNESEILPLVDWAKDSGVTLRFIEFMDVGETNGWSTEHVVPAAEILDRIRSRHPLVALPPNHTGETATRWRHADSDAEIGVIASVTAPFCQSCSRLRLSADGHAFTCLFNPTGHDLRPLLRGGAPDSTLAAAFAGIWSERTDRYSELRGETTQAKAEMSYLGG from the coding sequence GTGACCGATCCCCCGCCACAGCCGACCCGCGATCTACGAGGTCGGCCACTTCGTGATCTGCGGATCTCCGTCACCGACCGGTGCAACTTCCGCTGCCGCTACTGCATGCCCGCCGAAGTGTTCGGACCGGGTTACCGATTCCTGCCTCGAGAGGAGATCCTCAGCTTTGAGGAAATCCACCGGATTTCACGGATCGCCACCAAGCTGGGCGTTCGCAAGATCCGCCTGACCGGCGGCGAACCGTTGCTACGTCGCGGACTCGCCGACCTCGTGGCGATGCTGGCGACGGTCGACGGGATCGATGACATCGCACTGACCACCAATGGCGTTCTGTTGGCCCATCATGCCGAGGCCTTGGCGCTGGCGGGACTCAGCCGTGTGACGGTCAGCCTCGACGCGCTCGATCCCACTGTATTCTCGCGAATGAACGGCGTCGGCGCGAAAGTGGACCGGGTGCTCGCGGGCATCTCCACGGCAGCGAACTTCGGACTCCCCGTCAAAGTGAACTGTGTGGTGCAGAAGGATGTGAACGAATCCGAGATCCTTCCGCTCGTCGACTGGGCGAAGGACAGCGGCGTCACTCTCCGTTTCATCGAGTTCATGGATGTCGGTGAGACCAACGGTTGGTCCACGGAACACGTGGTCCCCGCCGCCGAGATTCTCGATCGCATCCGCTCGCGCCATCCGCTGGTTGCCCTTCCACCCAATCACACGGGAGAAACCGCGACACGTTGGCGCCACGCCGACAGCGACGCCGAGATCGGCGTGATCGCATCCGTCACCGCTCCCTTCTGCCAAAGCTGTAGCAGACTCCGGCTTTCCGCCGACGGGCACGCGTTCACCTGCCTCTTCAATCCGACCGGGCATGATCTCAGGCCCCTACTTCGGGGTGGCGCACCGGACTCGACGCTTGCAGCGGCATTCGCCGGAATCTGGAGCGAGCGCACTGACCGCTACTCGGAACTGCGTGGCGAAACCACACAGGCGAAGGCCGAGATGAGCTACCTCGGCGGCTGA
- a CDS encoding DUF4870 domain-containing protein: MIDQPPPMLPANPVAPPVPTEEERTLGMLCHLLGLLTGFIGPLILWLVKKDESAYINHHGKEALNFQLSELLYFFVLGSITFVLMFFFIGLLLLPVLFVLWVLAVVASVLGCTAANRGEWFRYPGSIRFIP, encoded by the coding sequence ATGATCGACCAACCGCCGCCGATGCTTCCCGCCAATCCGGTCGCACCCCCCGTGCCGACCGAGGAGGAGCGCACGCTCGGGATGCTCTGCCATCTGCTCGGGCTGCTGACCGGATTCATCGGACCGTTGATCCTGTGGCTCGTGAAAAAGGACGAGTCGGCCTACATCAACCATCACGGCAAGGAAGCCCTCAATTTCCAGCTCTCGGAACTGCTCTACTTTTTCGTGCTCGGATCGATCACCTTCGTCCTGATGTTCTTCTTCATCGGCCTGCTCCTGCTCCCCGTTCTTTTCGTTCTCTGGGTCCTTGCCGTCGTGGCATCCGTCCTTGGTTGCACCGCCGCGAACCGCGGCGAGTGGTTCCGCTACCCGGGATCGATCCGGTTCATCCCCTGA
- a CDS encoding S10 family peptidase, with product MRTLTLLLITSLAVFGQDKPEKPAKKDTPAEKDKKEAVAEPVTREGTVQIDGTKVDYEVTTAKLQIKKDDGTPRAAVFHVSYIRKGTEDPSKRPVMFAFNGGPGSSAVWLHLGMLGPYRVDLPGDGVDAPKPPARLISNPYSILDVTDLVFVDPVSTGYSRAEKDTKPSEFHGVREDVESIGDFVRRWVTENDRWSSPKYLLGESYGGIRVAGLSEHLQSRYGMTLNGVVLLSSLLDFRTLRPADGDALMYSVYLPTFAAVAHYHGKLKGERDDLIKQADEFAFGDYALALLKGNAISSEEKQKVAKRLSELTSLDTQLLLDLDLRLDPSRFRAELLRSEGKTVGRFDARVAWPSESAADDYPSYDPSFSLAFGAYSTAMLSYLSEELGWEEEAPYEILTGKVHPWNWSANNSVVNLSGNLAKAMRDNPYLKVLVMEGACDLATPPAGIQYSIRQMTELPESGLKRIERTEYDAGHMFYLNPPDLKKSRTDLVDFITAAP from the coding sequence ATGCGCACCCTCACCCTGCTCCTGATCACCAGCCTCGCCGTCTTCGGCCAGGACAAGCCCGAGAAACCCGCGAAGAAGGACACCCCTGCGGAAAAGGACAAAAAGGAGGCGGTGGCCGAGCCCGTCACCCGCGAAGGCACGGTCCAGATCGACGGCACCAAGGTCGACTACGAGGTGACCACCGCCAAGCTGCAGATCAAGAAGGACGACGGGACACCCCGGGCCGCGGTCTTCCACGTCAGCTACATTCGCAAAGGCACCGAGGATCCGTCGAAGCGTCCGGTGATGTTCGCCTTCAATGGCGGGCCCGGATCATCCGCCGTGTGGCTCCACCTCGGCATGCTCGGACCCTACCGGGTGGATCTGCCCGGCGACGGCGTCGATGCGCCGAAGCCGCCTGCCCGACTGATTTCCAATCCCTACTCGATTCTCGACGTCACCGACCTTGTGTTCGTCGACCCGGTATCCACCGGCTACAGCCGCGCCGAGAAGGACACCAAGCCGTCGGAATTCCACGGCGTCCGTGAGGACGTCGAGTCGATCGGCGACTTCGTCCGTCGCTGGGTCACGGAGAACGACCGCTGGTCCTCGCCGAAGTATCTCCTCGGCGAGTCCTACGGCGGGATCCGGGTGGCCGGCCTGTCGGAACACCTCCAGAGCCGCTACGGCATGACCCTGAACGGCGTGGTGTTGCTTTCCTCGCTGCTCGACTTCCGCACACTCCGCCCGGCCGATGGCGATGCGCTAATGTACTCGGTCTACCTGCCGACCTTCGCTGCGGTCGCTCACTATCACGGCAAGCTGAAGGGCGAACGCGACGACCTCATCAAGCAGGCGGACGAGTTCGCGTTCGGCGACTACGCGCTCGCCTTGCTCAAGGGCAACGCCATCAGCAGTGAAGAGAAGCAGAAGGTCGCCAAGCGGCTCTCCGAACTCACCTCGCTCGACACGCAACTGCTGCTCGATCTCGACCTGCGCCTCGATCCGTCTCGCTTCCGCGCCGAACTGCTGCGTTCCGAAGGCAAGACGGTCGGACGCTTCGATGCCCGGGTCGCGTGGCCGTCCGAAAGCGCGGCCGACGACTATCCGAGCTACGACCCGTCGTTCTCGCTGGCCTTCGGCGCCTACTCGACCGCGATGCTTTCCTATTTGAGCGAAGAGCTCGGCTGGGAAGAGGAGGCTCCGTACGAAATCCTCACCGGCAAGGTCCACCCGTGGAACTGGAGCGCGAACAATTCGGTGGTGAACCTCTCCGGCAACCTCGCCAAGGCGATGCGTGACAACCCCTACCTCAAGGTTCTCGTCATGGAAGGAGCCTGCGATCTCGCTACCCCTCCCGCCGGTATCCAATACTCGATCCGCCAGATGACCGAGCTTCCCGAGTCGGGGCTGAAGCGAATCGAGCGGACCGAGTACGACGCCGGACACATGTTCTACCTCAATCCGCCGGACCTGAAGAAGTCCCGGACCGACCTCGTCGACTTCATCACTGCCGCGCCATGA
- a CDS encoding DNA-binding transcriptional regulator → MKHVAVIIETSTQYGRNLISGIARFGRLHDWQVLFEYRGKNTAEPTWLEDFEGDGVITTSPSPTHSLKLRKRGIPVINLGTESGHGGNPLPLVDSDHRIVAEIAARHMIAKGHRDFAFLGYSDHPVSLEREAGFTEYLASQGFETLLHHTPERDERSFETLHKGDANFIKSLPKPCALFCCWDEVAYRAVHTALNLGIAVPEDLAVVGVDNDPIFCATARIPLSSIDPDIARMGFLSASWLEEMMNGNEPDSIELERLVQPKGLVIRQSSALEAVSDPLVRRFLELLRQQRPGTLTIEILAQACHVSRRLLEQRVKAATGKTPRQHLSQSLVESIQRFLKETDYTLAHIADVLGFEHSERLSHLFRRETGQTPGDYRKTWRN, encoded by the coding sequence GTGAAGCACGTCGCGGTCATCATCGAGACCTCCACCCAGTACGGCAGGAACCTGATTTCGGGTATCGCCCGCTTCGGACGCCTGCACGACTGGCAGGTGCTTTTCGAGTATCGTGGCAAGAACACCGCCGAGCCGACCTGGCTGGAGGACTTCGAAGGCGACGGAGTGATTACCACCAGCCCGTCGCCCACCCACTCGCTCAAACTTCGGAAGCGCGGCATTCCGGTTATCAACCTCGGCACCGAAAGCGGGCACGGAGGAAACCCTCTGCCGCTGGTCGACAGCGACCACCGCATCGTTGCCGAGATCGCCGCCCGGCACATGATTGCCAAGGGCCACCGTGACTTCGCCTTTCTCGGCTACAGCGACCATCCGGTCTCTCTGGAACGTGAGGCGGGTTTCACCGAGTATCTTGCCAGCCAGGGGTTCGAGACACTCCTTCACCACACGCCGGAGCGTGATGAGCGGAGCTTCGAAACGCTGCACAAGGGCGACGCGAACTTCATCAAGTCCCTGCCGAAGCCGTGCGCGCTCTTCTGCTGCTGGGACGAGGTCGCCTACCGCGCCGTCCATACCGCGCTCAATCTCGGCATCGCCGTTCCCGAAGACCTCGCGGTGGTCGGTGTCGACAACGATCCCATTTTCTGTGCCACCGCGCGGATCCCGCTCTCAAGCATTGATCCCGATATCGCGCGGATGGGTTTCCTCTCTGCGTCGTGGCTCGAGGAAATGATGAACGGTAACGAGCCGGACTCGATCGAACTCGAGCGCCTCGTCCAACCGAAGGGCCTCGTCATCCGCCAGTCGAGTGCGCTGGAGGCGGTCAGCGATCCGCTTGTCCGGCGATTCCTCGAACTTCTTCGCCAGCAGCGTCCCGGCACCCTGACGATCGAGATTCTGGCCCAGGCATGCCACGTCTCGCGGCGGCTTCTCGAGCAACGGGTCAAGGCGGCCACCGGCAAGACTCCCCGCCAGCATCTGAGCCAGAGCCTCGTCGAGTCGATCCAGCGCTTCCTCAAGGAAACCGACTACACACTGGCCCATATCGCCGACGTGCTCGGCTTCGAACACTCGGAGCGCCTGAGCCACCTTTTCCGCAGGGAAACCGGCCAAACCCCCGGAGATTACCGGAAAACATGGCGAAACTAG
- a CDS encoding transglutaminase family protein has translation MNPPAVTDHLLRIRHRTCYRYAYPVNFEPHRLVLRPREGHDLRVENLSLNIFPDATIVWTRDIFGNSIAHATFPNTATELIVESDVTVRRFFDPASPPHLVHSPSTYPLAYDTLEHGIVTGYLTPVYTEEADAIRSWISTLPHPGTFPSTESFVIRLAGIIFESFAYQRREQKGVQTPDTTLSLKSGSCRDFATLMMEALRHLGIAARFASGYLDCPATRAARGSTHAWTEVYFPRLGWRGFDPTTGKSCDHRHIVTGTSHHPRGVMPVSGRFFGPANAFVSLTVGVEFSSPEADLPPANPTP, from the coding sequence ATGAATCCGCCTGCCGTCACCGACCACCTGCTCCGGATCCGCCACCGGACCTGTTACCGGTATGCCTACCCCGTCAATTTCGAACCTCACCGGCTCGTGCTCCGCCCACGTGAGGGGCACGATCTGCGGGTGGAGAACCTGTCGCTCAACATATTCCCCGATGCCACCATCGTCTGGACCCGCGACATCTTCGGCAACTCGATCGCCCACGCGACCTTCCCCAACACCGCAACCGAACTGATCGTCGAGTCCGACGTGACCGTCCGGCGTTTTTTCGACCCGGCTTCCCCTCCCCATCTGGTCCACAGTCCCAGCACCTATCCGCTCGCCTACGACACCCTCGAGCACGGGATCGTCACCGGCTACCTGACACCGGTCTACACGGAAGAAGCCGATGCGATCCGCTCGTGGATCTCCACCCTGCCCCACCCCGGCACGTTCCCGAGCACCGAGTCATTCGTCATCCGGCTCGCCGGAATCATCTTCGAGTCCTTCGCCTACCAGCGCCGGGAACAGAAGGGTGTGCAGACGCCGGATACCACGCTGTCGCTGAAAAGCGGTTCCTGCCGCGACTTCGCCACCCTGATGATGGAGGCGCTGCGGCATCTCGGCATCGCGGCGCGTTTCGCCAGCGGCTACCTCGATTGCCCGGCCACCCGGGCCGCACGGGGATCGACCCACGCATGGACCGAGGTCTACTTCCCCCGGCTCGGCTGGAGGGGTTTCGACCCGACGACGGGCAAGTCCTGCGATCACCGGCACATCGTTACGGGGACAAGTCACCACCCCCGCGGAGTTATGCCGGTGAGCGGCAGGTTCTTCGGCCCGGCCAACGCGTTCGTCAGCCTGACGGTCGGAGTGGAGTTCTCGTCACCCGAAGCGGACTTGCCCCCTGCCAATCCCACCCCCTAG